Proteins from one Embleya scabrispora genomic window:
- a CDS encoding RpiB/LacA/LacB family sugar-phosphate isomerase produces MRIAISADQIKGCGLYLADELRKRGHEVLPYGAFDPAHTPEFADDWAPVSAAAAREVAAGRADQAIVCCWTGTGASIAANKVDGIRAALCSDAETAAGARRWNHANVLALSMRLTSGPVLMEILDAWFATAPSREVADVLNVEHVAEIRR; encoded by the coding sequence ATGCGCATCGCGATCTCGGCCGACCAGATCAAGGGCTGCGGCCTGTACCTCGCCGACGAACTGCGCAAGCGCGGCCACGAAGTACTGCCGTACGGCGCCTTCGACCCGGCGCACACACCCGAGTTCGCCGACGACTGGGCACCGGTGAGCGCCGCGGCCGCGCGCGAGGTGGCGGCGGGGCGGGCCGATCAGGCGATCGTGTGTTGCTGGACCGGTACCGGTGCGTCGATCGCGGCGAACAAGGTGGACGGGATTCGGGCGGCGCTGTGCTCGGACGCGGAGACGGCGGCCGGCGCGCGGCGCTGGAACCACGCGAACGTGCTGGCGCTGAGCATGCGGCTGACCTCGGGGCCGGTGCTGATGGAGATCCTGGACGCGTGGTTCGCGACCGCGCCGAGCCGCGAGGTCGCGGACGTACTCAACGTGGAGCACGTGGCGGAGATCCGCCGCTGA
- a CDS encoding HAD family hydrolase produces the protein MDVRALAVDFGDTLAVPGPNPDGRVVLEVLRELPGTHVPDTFVAAYDHVHRITREGDRVRDTHTSFATEIHWAAQLCGARIPDPEAALEPVFERVPDSRVIRRAAEALLRIRARGDLVCVLACDTQRPESVRRRTLVEAGIEDCFDALVLSCAIGLRKPHPDFYAEVERACGVPREEIVFVGNTPSKDATAPHLYGMRAVLVAPTGRPRGLADTIGVIGHFADLPDHLDRAAADRPTLSGGSPPRAPR, from the coding sequence ATGGACGTACGCGCGCTGGCCGTCGACTTCGGGGACACCCTGGCGGTACCCGGACCCAATCCCGACGGCCGCGTCGTCCTGGAGGTGCTGCGCGAGTTGCCGGGCACGCACGTCCCGGACACCTTCGTGGCCGCGTACGACCACGTGCACCGGATCACCCGCGAGGGCGACCGCGTCCGGGACACGCACACCTCCTTCGCCACCGAGATCCACTGGGCCGCACAGTTGTGCGGGGCGCGGATCCCGGACCCCGAGGCGGCCCTCGAACCGGTTTTCGAGCGGGTCCCGGACTCCCGGGTGATCCGCCGGGCCGCCGAGGCGCTGCTGCGCATCCGGGCTCGCGGCGATCTGGTCTGCGTCCTCGCGTGCGACACCCAGCGACCCGAGTCGGTACGCCGGCGCACCCTGGTCGAGGCGGGCATCGAGGACTGCTTCGACGCCCTCGTGCTCTCCTGCGCGATCGGCCTGCGCAAACCGCACCCGGACTTCTACGCCGAGGTCGAACGCGCCTGCGGCGTCCCGCGCGAGGAGATCGTGTTCGTCGGCAACACCCCGAGCAAGGACGCCACCGCGCCGCACCTGTACGGGATGCGCGCCGTGCTGGTCGCACCGACCGGGCGCCCGAGGGGTCTGGCCGACACGATCGGGGTGATCGGGCACTTCGCCGATCTGCCCGACCACCTCGATCGCGCCGCCGCCGACCGGCCGACGCTCAGCGGCGGATCTCCGCCACGTGCTCCACGTTGA
- a CDS encoding AraC family transcriptional regulator has translation MPISRQPLAEPPTGLSTNTRHLPAGGGVTAHRHEVHQVVYAGRGVLSVSTDAGTWVAPATRALWIPAGTPHRHRAHGRTVLHAVGIPAGAEPLDPARPAVLAVGPLLRELIIAYSRPDFVDADERQRLLAVLLDRLRHSPRQALHLPTGRDPRLVAVCALLRADPADQRTLAALGAAVGAGERTLTRLFAAETGMTFPQWRTQARLHHALVLLAEDVPVTTVAHRCGWSSASAFIDVFRRAFGHTPGAHRAWG, from the coding sequence ATGCCGATCTCCCGCCAACCGCTCGCCGAGCCGCCCACCGGCTTGAGTACGAACACCCGTCACCTGCCCGCCGGGGGCGGGGTGACGGCGCACCGGCACGAGGTGCACCAGGTCGTCTACGCGGGTCGGGGCGTGTTGTCGGTGAGCACCGACGCCGGCACCTGGGTCGCGCCCGCCACCCGCGCGTTGTGGATCCCGGCCGGCACCCCGCACCGGCATCGCGCGCACGGGCGGACCGTGCTGCACGCGGTGGGCATCCCCGCCGGCGCCGAACCGTTGGATCCGGCCCGCCCCGCGGTGCTCGCGGTCGGTCCGCTGCTGCGCGAGTTGATCATCGCCTACAGCCGCCCCGATTTCGTGGACGCCGACGAGCGGCAACGCCTCCTCGCGGTCCTGCTGGACCGGCTCCGGCACAGCCCCCGGCAGGCGCTGCACCTGCCCACCGGCCGGGATCCGCGCCTGGTGGCGGTCTGCGCGCTGCTGCGGGCCGATCCCGCCGACCAGCGCACCCTGGCCGCCCTGGGCGCGGCGGTGGGGGCGGGCGAGCGCACGCTGACCCGGCTGTTCGCGGCCGAGACGGGCATGACGTTCCCGCAGTGGCGCACCCAGGCCCGCCTGCACCACGCCCTGGTCCTGCTCGCCGAGGACGTACCCGTGACCACGGTGGCGCACCGCTGCGGGTGGTCCTCGGCGAGCGCGTTCATCGACGTCTTCCGGCGCGCCTTCGGCCACACTCCGGGGGCGCACCGCGCGTGGGGATGA
- a CDS encoding TIGR00266 family protein, translating into MRVEVRHGPAFAAARCLLDPGEAMRAESGAMMAHSAGVEISAKVEGGLMRGLKRSVLGGESFFQTTFTAPARGGWVDVATALPGDIANVTLTPEVPEFLLTRTSWLANSAGVQIDTRWGGLRNLVGGEGGFLVHASGQGEVILGCYGALDVLDLEAGEQVVIDTGHVVAYAPTITFTTRRAARGRTIASVASGEGLVFDFTGPGRVLTQTRNPSAFASFVAGLPGVRN; encoded by the coding sequence ATGAGAGTCGAAGTCAGACACGGTCCCGCCTTCGCCGCCGCGCGCTGCCTGCTCGATCCGGGCGAGGCGATGCGGGCCGAATCCGGCGCGATGATGGCGCACAGCGCGGGCGTGGAGATCTCCGCCAAGGTCGAGGGCGGCCTCATGCGCGGCCTCAAACGCAGCGTGCTGGGCGGGGAGTCGTTCTTCCAGACCACGTTCACCGCGCCCGCGCGGGGCGGGTGGGTCGACGTGGCCACCGCCCTGCCCGGCGACATCGCCAACGTCACGCTCACCCCCGAGGTGCCCGAGTTCCTGCTCACCCGCACCAGTTGGCTGGCCAACTCGGCCGGGGTGCAGATCGACACCCGGTGGGGCGGGCTGCGCAACCTGGTCGGCGGCGAGGGCGGGTTCCTCGTGCACGCGTCCGGGCAGGGCGAGGTGATCCTGGGCTGCTACGGCGCGCTGGACGTGCTGGATCTGGAGGCGGGCGAGCAGGTCGTGATCGACACGGGCCATGTGGTGGCCTACGCGCCGACCATCACCTTCACCACCCGTCGGGCCGCGCGCGGGCGCACGATCGCCTCGGTCGCCTCCGGCGAGGGTCTGGTCTTCGACTTCACCGGGCCGGGCCGGGTGCTCACCCAGACCCGCAACCCGTCCGCGTTCGCGTCGTTCGTCGCCGGTCTGCCGGGCGTACGCAACTGA
- a CDS encoding CNNM domain-containing protein translates to MTPSLASGGGLGSMELGLWPALAVTVALLVGNAFFVAAEFAMVAARRHRLEALAAERKRGAKSALAGVRELSLMLAGAQLGITMCSLGLGIVSEPAIATMLDPLFDAVGMPAAAGHAVAFAIALVVVVILHMVLGEMAPKSWAIAGPEKVALVLAPSFRGYTRVVRPLLRAMNGVSNAILRLARIDPKDELSHPKDAEGLRRLVGESRRLGLIDNASHDVLSGTLRTHTEPLARLIVPTAEIDSVPADAGPEEIAAVSRRNGRNRLLVRSGDGTLFGVVHIRKVLTSRTQASGNTAGELATAVLTLTVDTPIQRAVAALQERRASLALVHAADGTLLGLVGLDDLLGSVLGARAA, encoded by the coding sequence ATGACCCCGTCCCTGGCCTCCGGTGGCGGCCTGGGCTCGATGGAGCTGGGCCTGTGGCCGGCCCTGGCCGTCACGGTCGCGCTGCTCGTGGGCAACGCCTTCTTCGTCGCCGCCGAGTTCGCGATGGTCGCCGCGCGGCGGCACCGCCTGGAGGCGCTGGCCGCCGAGCGCAAGCGCGGCGCCAAGTCGGCGCTGGCGGGCGTACGGGAGTTGTCCCTGATGCTGGCCGGTGCCCAGTTGGGCATCACCATGTGTTCGCTGGGCCTGGGCATCGTGTCCGAGCCGGCCATCGCCACCATGCTCGACCCGCTCTTCGACGCCGTCGGCATGCCGGCCGCGGCGGGGCACGCGGTGGCGTTCGCGATCGCGCTGGTGGTCGTGGTGATCCTGCACATGGTGCTGGGCGAGATGGCGCCCAAGTCGTGGGCGATCGCCGGCCCCGAGAAGGTGGCGCTGGTCCTGGCCCCGTCCTTCCGCGGCTACACGCGCGTGGTGCGGCCGCTGCTGCGCGCGATGAACGGGGTCAGCAACGCGATCCTGCGGCTGGCCCGGATCGACCCCAAGGACGAGTTGTCGCACCCCAAGGACGCCGAGGGGCTGCGCCGCCTGGTGGGCGAGTCCCGCCGGCTCGGCCTGATCGACAACGCCTCGCACGACGTGCTCTCGGGCACGCTGCGCACGCACACCGAGCCGCTGGCCCGGCTGATCGTGCCGACCGCCGAGATCGACTCGGTGCCGGCCGACGCGGGGCCGGAGGAGATCGCCGCGGTCTCCCGCCGCAACGGTCGCAACCGGCTGCTCGTGCGGAGCGGGGACGGCACGCTGTTCGGGGTGGTGCACATCCGCAAGGTGCTCACCTCGCGCACCCAGGCGTCCGGGAACACCGCCGGCGAACTGGCCACCGCGGTGCTCACCCTCACCGTGGACACCCCGATCCAGCGCGCCGTGGCCGCCCTCCAGGAACGCCGCGCGTCGCTGGCCCTGGTGCACGCCGCCGACGGCACCCTCCTGGGCCTGGTCGGCCTGGACGACCTCCTCGGCAGCGTGCTGGGCGCCAGAGCCGCGTGA
- a CDS encoding hemolysin family protein, which produces MTAALGIAAIVVLTLGTGFFVAQEFAYVAADRSLLRRRAEAGDKAAARAMTVMGRLSFMLSGAQLGITVTALLVGFIAEPALAAVISPLLELVSVPDGAVPVISLVLGFAVATAIQMVLGELVPKNWGIAEPERVAVLLGRPTLVYLKVAGPLIRLFDTLANRIVRSIGIEPVEELHGGATTEELAHIVDEAGRDGDLDPGLSGILRRAIAFGDLTVDQVMVPRPDVVRVRAETTAAELIELVAECGHSHYPVVGERVDDVLGVVGVACLLEVAPEDAAHVTAGSIARPALLVPDTAGLASLLEQLRAANEEFAVVLDEHGGLAGIVTYEDVAEELVGEIADESDDEDPVDTEPEDGWWRLDAGLRVDETERIVGAELPDGPYDTLGGLVIAHLGRLPEVGDRIRVPDPDEVRAGRSAEEDDEPIRYTEIEVLAVERHVPALVRLRVLTSEPAFPREIPEWSADRRSGHDTRTTEVTA; this is translated from the coding sequence ATGACCGCGGCACTGGGCATAGCCGCGATCGTCGTGCTGACCCTCGGTACCGGTTTCTTCGTCGCCCAGGAATTCGCCTACGTGGCGGCCGACCGGAGCCTGCTGCGCCGTCGCGCGGAGGCCGGTGACAAGGCCGCGGCCCGGGCGATGACCGTGATGGGGCGACTGTCGTTCATGTTGTCGGGTGCCCAGCTGGGCATCACCGTGACGGCCCTGCTGGTCGGTTTCATCGCCGAGCCCGCGCTGGCCGCCGTGATCTCCCCCCTCCTCGAACTGGTCTCGGTGCCCGACGGCGCCGTCCCGGTGATCTCCCTCGTCCTCGGCTTCGCGGTCGCCACCGCCATCCAGATGGTGCTGGGCGAGCTGGTCCCGAAGAACTGGGGCATCGCCGAACCGGAGCGCGTCGCCGTCCTGCTGGGCCGGCCCACCCTGGTGTACCTGAAGGTCGCCGGCCCGCTGATCCGGCTGTTCGACACCCTGGCCAACCGCATCGTGCGCTCGATCGGCATCGAACCGGTCGAGGAGTTGCACGGCGGGGCCACCACCGAGGAATTGGCGCACATCGTCGACGAGGCCGGCCGCGACGGCGACCTCGACCCCGGTCTGTCCGGGATCCTGCGCCGCGCGATCGCGTTCGGCGACCTGACCGTGGACCAGGTGATGGTGCCGCGACCGGACGTGGTCCGGGTGCGCGCCGAGACCACCGCCGCCGAGCTGATCGAATTGGTCGCCGAGTGCGGCCACTCGCACTACCCCGTGGTCGGCGAGCGGGTCGACGACGTTCTGGGCGTGGTCGGCGTGGCCTGCCTGCTCGAGGTGGCCCCCGAGGACGCCGCGCACGTCACCGCCGGATCCATCGCCCGACCCGCGCTGCTCGTCCCCGACACCGCCGGGCTGGCCTCGCTGCTCGAACAACTGCGGGCCGCCAACGAGGAGTTCGCGGTCGTCCTGGACGAGCACGGCGGACTCGCCGGGATCGTCACCTACGAGGACGTGGCCGAGGAACTGGTCGGCGAGATCGCCGACGAGAGCGACGACGAGGACCCCGTCGACACCGAGCCGGAGGACGGCTGGTGGCGCCTGGACGCCGGACTGCGGGTGGACGAGACCGAGCGGATCGTCGGCGCCGAGTTGCCCGACGGGCCGTACGACACCCTCGGCGGTCTGGTCATCGCGCACCTGGGTCGGCTGCCCGAGGTGGGCGACCGGATCCGGGTCCCCGACCCCGACGAGGTCCGCGCCGGGCGCTCGGCCGAGGAGGACGACGAGCCGATCCGCTACACCGAGATCGAGGTGCTGGCGGTCGAGCGGCACGTGCCGGCCCTGGTCCGGCTCCGAGTGCTGACCTCCGAGCCCGCGTTCCCCCGCGAGATCCCCGAATGGAGCGCCGATCGGCGCTCCGGACACGACACACGCACCACAGAGGTGACCGCATGA
- a CDS encoding response regulator transcription factor, which produces MRLVLAEDLALLRDGLVRLLQAHGFEIVAAVDNGPELLRALVQHRPDVAVVDVRLPPTFTDEGLQAALEARRQVPGLPILVLSQYVEQLYARELLADGTGAVGYLLKDRVFNTDEFVDAVRRVASGGTAMDPEVISKLLARNVRDKPLAQLTPREREVLELMAEGCSNAAIAGRLFVSEGAVSKHTTNIFAKLSIDTSDETNRRVLAVLAYLNGTN; this is translated from the coding sequence GTGCGACTTGTCCTCGCGGAAGACCTCGCCCTTTTGAGGGACGGGTTGGTCCGCCTGCTCCAGGCGCACGGCTTCGAGATCGTGGCGGCCGTGGACAACGGGCCCGAACTGCTCCGGGCCCTGGTGCAGCACAGGCCCGACGTCGCGGTGGTCGACGTCCGGCTCCCGCCGACCTTCACCGACGAGGGCCTCCAGGCCGCCCTGGAGGCCCGTCGCCAGGTCCCGGGCCTGCCGATCCTGGTGTTGTCGCAGTACGTCGAACAGCTCTACGCCCGCGAGTTGCTCGCGGACGGCACCGGCGCGGTGGGATATCTGCTCAAGGACCGCGTGTTCAACACCGACGAGTTCGTGGACGCGGTCCGCCGGGTCGCGTCGGGAGGCACCGCGATGGACCCCGAAGTGATCTCGAAGCTGCTCGCCCGCAACGTGCGGGACAAACCGCTGGCCCAGCTGACGCCGCGCGAGCGCGAAGTCCTGGAGCTGATGGCGGAGGGATGCTCCAACGCGGCCATCGCGGGCCGCCTGTTCGTCTCGGAGGGCGCGGTGAGCAAGCACACCACGAACATCTTCGCCAAGCTGTCGATCGACACATCGGACGAAACGAACCGTCGTGTCCTGGCGGTTCTGGCCTACCTCAACGGAACCAACTAG
- a CDS encoding sensor histidine kinase, whose protein sequence is MSTLTPHRADPPATRWRLGWALLCAWRGFALVFLSIPALALFITCVVFMALLPIGVGLLFFFPLMLLLRATANVTRSAMASWAHVPIGTPYRRLPAGGGVTGLWARTKRMITEAATWRDLLWALLYLPSSLLIACFPMLLIVNGLHGVLMPFLWEVAYRHVDDAQWYTFIKVNSVQRAGLAVPWGLVQVAAGLALAPWFARVNGLWNRSLLAPTKQAELALRVQHLTESRTDAVDASAAELRRIERDLHDGAQARLVAMGMNLGAAEALMKTDPDAARVLLAETREASAKALHELRDLVRGIHPPVLSDRGLADAVRAVALESPLDVNVNVSLPGRPELPLESAAYFAVTEVLTNAAKHSGGRHVEIDLTYTDGTLRITVTDDGEGGADLMKGTGLRGIQRRLDTFDGTLALHSPVGGPTTVIMELPCDLSSRKTSPF, encoded by the coding sequence ATGAGCACGCTCACGCCACACAGAGCCGACCCGCCGGCCACCCGGTGGCGGCTCGGCTGGGCGCTGCTGTGCGCCTGGCGCGGCTTCGCTCTGGTCTTCCTCTCGATCCCCGCCCTCGCGCTGTTCATCACCTGCGTGGTGTTCATGGCGCTGCTGCCGATAGGCGTCGGCCTGCTGTTCTTCTTCCCCCTGATGTTGCTGCTGCGCGCCACCGCCAACGTGACCCGAAGCGCCATGGCCTCCTGGGCGCACGTCCCGATCGGAACCCCCTACCGGCGACTGCCCGCGGGCGGCGGCGTGACCGGGCTGTGGGCACGCACCAAGCGCATGATCACCGAGGCGGCCACCTGGCGGGACCTGCTGTGGGCGCTGCTCTACCTGCCGTCGAGCCTGCTGATCGCGTGCTTCCCGATGTTGCTGATCGTCAACGGTCTGCACGGCGTGCTGATGCCGTTCCTGTGGGAGGTGGCCTACCGGCACGTCGACGACGCGCAGTGGTACACGTTCATCAAGGTGAACAGCGTGCAGCGGGCCGGCCTCGCGGTGCCGTGGGGCCTGGTCCAGGTGGCCGCCGGCCTCGCCCTCGCGCCCTGGTTCGCCCGGGTCAACGGACTGTGGAACCGGTCCCTGCTCGCCCCCACCAAGCAGGCCGAGTTGGCGCTGCGGGTCCAGCACCTGACCGAGAGTCGGACCGACGCGGTGGACGCCTCGGCGGCCGAGCTGCGTCGGATCGAGCGTGACCTGCACGACGGCGCACAGGCCCGCCTGGTCGCGATGGGGATGAACCTGGGCGCCGCCGAGGCGCTGATGAAGACCGACCCCGACGCGGCCCGCGTGTTGCTCGCCGAGACCCGCGAGGCGTCCGCGAAGGCACTGCACGAACTGCGCGACCTGGTCCGGGGCATCCACCCGCCGGTGTTGTCCGACCGGGGCCTGGCCGACGCGGTGCGCGCGGTGGCCCTGGAGAGTCCGCTCGACGTCAACGTCAACGTCTCGCTGCCGGGCCGGCCCGAACTCCCGCTGGAGTCCGCCGCCTACTTCGCGGTCACCGAGGTGCTGACCAACGCGGCCAAACACTCCGGCGGCCGGCACGTGGAGATCGATCTCACGTACACGGACGGCACGTTGCGGATCACGGTCACCGACGACGGCGAAGGCGGCGCCGATCTGATGAAGGGCACGGGACTGCGCGGCATCCAGCGCCGACTCGATACATTCGACGGGACGCTCGCCCTGCACTCCCCGGTGGGCGGCCCGACGACTGTGATCATGGAGCTGCCGTGCGACTTGTCCTCGCGGAAGACCTCGCCCTTTTGA
- a CDS encoding alpha/beta fold hydrolase encodes MANIVLVPGYWLGAWAWDRVAESLRAAGHEVVAVTLPGLEPDRTDGTGVDLAAQSRALIDEITTRDLTDVVLAAHSGGAFAAYEALDRIPERIARIVYVDAGPVAAGISLLDLQEPEERARIEAEVAARGDGRYVYPWDPAADPAMLDGLSGTDLAELRARAMPQPYAVAASAQQVADPARLRVPAHLITCLFPAEQVEAMIAAGHPFMAEFAAAEQRTVHGLPTGHWPMFSRPKDLAELLSDIAG; translated from the coding sequence ATGGCGAACATCGTTCTCGTGCCCGGCTACTGGCTCGGCGCGTGGGCCTGGGACCGGGTCGCCGAATCGCTGCGGGCCGCCGGCCACGAGGTCGTCGCGGTCACCCTGCCCGGCCTGGAGCCCGACCGCACCGACGGGACGGGCGTCGACCTGGCCGCGCAGTCCCGGGCCCTGATCGACGAGATCACCACGCGCGACCTCACCGACGTGGTCCTGGCCGCCCACTCCGGCGGCGCGTTCGCCGCGTACGAGGCGCTGGACCGGATCCCGGAGCGGATCGCCCGGATCGTCTACGTGGACGCCGGCCCGGTGGCCGCCGGCATCTCGCTCCTCGACCTCCAGGAGCCCGAGGAGCGGGCCCGGATCGAGGCGGAGGTCGCCGCCCGCGGCGACGGCCGCTACGTCTACCCCTGGGACCCGGCCGCCGACCCGGCGATGCTCGACGGACTGTCCGGCACCGACCTGGCCGAACTGCGCGCCCGTGCGATGCCCCAGCCGTACGCCGTGGCCGCGAGCGCGCAGCAGGTCGCCGACCCGGCCCGGCTGCGGGTGCCGGCCCACCTGATCACCTGCCTGTTCCCGGCCGAGCAGGTCGAGGCCATGATCGCCGCCGGGCACCCGTTCATGGCCGAGTTCGCCGCGGCCGAGCAGCGCACGGTGCACGGCCTGCCGACCGGTCACTGGCCGATGTTCTCGCGCCCGAAGGACCTCGCCGAATTGTTGTCGGACATCGCCGGCTGA
- a CDS encoding magnesium and cobalt transport protein CorA translates to MSDRRLPFRARRHGTPEPPERSMDPRAADTPEPPPVERSLIDTAIYVEGVRVASPTTLADTYRELHARPGAMAWIGLYRPTESQLLSAAQEFDLHALAVEDAIVAHQRPKLERYGETLFVVLRAARYLDDVEEVDFGELHVFLGRNFVVTVRHSESPDLSAVRRWAEERPELLRQGPEAVLYAILDSVVDAYAPVVGGLQNDLDEIEAEAFLGAPNVSRRIYELSREVIEFQRATRPLLHMLADLSTGFDKYHVDEELRRYLRDVQDHATIAVERVVGFRQLLEGIMRVNAVVVTQAQNEEMKQLTAASNAQNEEVKKISAWAAILFAPTLIGTVYGMNFDHMPELHWAYGYPYAIGLMLVVCAVLYLVFKRRNWL, encoded by the coding sequence ATGTCCGATCGGCGTCTGCCCTTCCGCGCCCGCAGGCACGGCACGCCCGAACCGCCCGAACGCTCGATGGACCCCCGCGCGGCGGACACCCCCGAGCCCCCGCCCGTCGAGCGCAGCCTGATCGACACGGCGATCTACGTCGAGGGGGTACGAGTCGCCTCGCCGACCACCCTCGCCGACACCTACCGCGAACTGCACGCCCGCCCGGGCGCCATGGCCTGGATCGGCCTGTACCGCCCCACCGAAAGCCAACTCCTCTCCGCCGCCCAGGAGTTCGACCTGCACGCGCTGGCCGTCGAGGACGCGATCGTGGCCCACCAGCGCCCCAAGCTCGAACGCTACGGCGAGACCCTGTTCGTCGTCCTGCGGGCCGCCCGCTATCTCGACGACGTCGAGGAGGTCGACTTCGGCGAGTTGCACGTCTTCCTCGGCCGCAACTTCGTGGTCACCGTCCGGCACTCCGAGTCCCCCGACCTGTCCGCCGTGCGCCGCTGGGCGGAGGAGCGGCCCGAACTCCTGCGCCAGGGCCCGGAGGCGGTGCTCTACGCGATCCTGGACAGCGTCGTGGACGCCTACGCCCCGGTCGTCGGCGGGCTGCAGAACGACCTCGACGAGATCGAGGCGGAGGCCTTCCTCGGCGCCCCGAACGTCTCCCGGCGCATCTACGAACTCTCCCGTGAGGTGATCGAGTTCCAGCGCGCGACCCGCCCGCTGCTGCACATGCTCGCCGACCTGTCGACCGGCTTCGACAAGTACCACGTGGACGAGGAGCTGCGCCGCTACCTGCGCGACGTCCAGGACCACGCGACGATCGCGGTGGAGCGCGTGGTCGGCTTCCGACAACTGCTCGAAGGCATCATGCGGGTCAACGCGGTGGTGGTGACCCAGGCCCAGAACGAGGAGATGAAGCAGCTCACCGCGGCCAGCAACGCGCAGAACGAGGAGGTCAAGAAGATCTCCGCATGGGCGGCCATCCTCTTCGCGCCGACCCTGATCGGCACCGTGTACGGGATGAACTTCGACCACATGCCCGAACTGCACTGGGCGTACGGCTACCCGTACGCGATCGGCCTGATGCTCGTGGTCTGCGCCGTCCTCTACCTGGTCTTCAAGCGCCGGAACTGGCTCTGA